The Brassica napus cultivar Da-Ae chromosome C7, Da-Ae, whole genome shotgun sequence genome has a segment encoding these proteins:
- the LOC106444402 gene encoding putative glycerol-3-phosphate transporter 4 yields MTLGSKRKTPPGVLLLRRIRGRNWSPKTFRYVILLITFIAYACYHASRKPSSIVKSVLHPEPSTKPPQAHIINERPWPLGNVFVKEETDANRESTGWEPFNGKGGTSRLGEIDVAFLACYSLGMYVAGHLGDTLDLRLFLTWGMIGSGFFVGLFGMGYFWNVHAFWFFLVMQMAAGLFQATGWPSVVAVVGNWFGKRKRGLIMGIWNAHTSVGNICGSLIAAGVLQYGWGWSFIAPGFVMSLGGVLVYLFLAAYPEDVGFPDINSNSGKFIKRNRDIEEEEESVVADVEREGEGSGFRYENKRSVGLLQACMIPGVIPFALCLFFSKLVAYTFLYWLPFYLSQTTIGGEYMSVKTAGNLSTLFDVGGIVGGILAGYISDKFKARATTAATFMYAAIPAMLVYHSYGGVSQTVNIVLMMVAGLFVNGPYALITTAVSADLGTHKSLQGDSRALATVTAIIDGTGSAGAALGPLLTGFLSTLGWEAVFYMLVVGALCAGLLLTRLVIAEIREKLGYVDEAAASEPLLNDIR; encoded by the exons atgACGTTGGGTTCAAAGAGGAAGACACCACCTGGGGTTCTGCTTCTGAGGAGAATCAGAGGAAGAAACTGGAGCCCGAAGACGTTTCGCTACGTGATTCTACTGATCACTTTCATCGCGTACGCTTGTTACCACGCCTCTCGAAAACCCAGCAGCATAGTCAAAAGCGTTTTGCACCCAGAGCCAAGCACTAAGCCACCGCAAGCTCATATTATCAACGAGCGTCCTTGGCCTTTGGGAAACGTGTTCGTGAAGGAAGAAACAGACGCAAACCGTGAGTCTACAGGATGGGAACCGTTTAACGGGAAAGGTGGTACGTCTAGGCTAGGAGAGATCGACGTGGCGTTTCTCGCTTGTTACTCGTTGGGAATGTATGTCGCTGGACATTTGGGTGATACTTTGGATCTGAGGTTGTTTCTGACTTGGGGAATGATTGGGAGTGGGTTCTTCGTGGGGCTGTTCGGGATGGGTTATTTCTGGAATGTTCATGCGTTTTGGTTCTTTCTGGTGATGCAAATGGCGGCTGGGTTGTTTCAGGCGACTGGCTGGCCCTCTGTTGTGGCTGTTGTCGGAAACTGGTTtgggaagaggaagagaggGCTTATAATGGGGATTTGGAATGCTCATACTTCTGTTGGGAACATTTGTGGTTCCTTGATAGCTGCTGGTGTTCTTCAGTATGGTTGGGGGTGGTCTTTTATAGCTCCTGGTTTCGTCATGTCTTTAGGAGGAGTTCTTGTTTACTTGTTCTTGGCTGCTTATCCTGAGGATGTTGGGTTTCCGGATATCAATTCTAATTCCGGTAAGTTCATTAAGAGGAACAGagacattgaagaagaagaagaaagtgtaGTAGCAGATGTTGAAAGAGAAGGTGAGGGTTCAGGGTTTAGGTATGAGAATAAAAGAAGTGTTGGTCTTTTGCAAGCTTGTATGATTCCTGGTGTTATACCATTTGCGTTGTGTCTCTTCTTCTCGAAGCTGGTGGCTTACACCTTCTTGTACTGGTTACCGTTTTATCTAAGCCAGACTA cTATTGGTGGAGAGTATATGTCAGTGAAAACAGCCGGAAACCTCTCCACTCTATTTGACGTTGGAGGCATTGTAGGTGGGATTCTTGCTGGCTACATTTCAGATAAATTCAAAGCAAGAGCTACGACTGCAGCAACTTTCATGTACGCCGCGATTCCGGCAATGCTCGTGTACCATTCCTATGGAGGCGTCTCTCAGACAGTCAACATCGTTCTCATGATGGTTGCCGGTTTGTTTGTGAATGGACCTTATGCACTCATCACAACCGCGGTCTCAGCGGATCTCGGAACGCACAAGTCTTTACAAGGGGATTCGAGGGCGCTTGCGACTGTGACTGCGATTATTGATGGGACTGGATCTGCTGGGGCGGCTTTGGGTCCTCTTTTGACAGGGTTTCTTTCGACTTTGGGTTGGGAAGCTGTGTTCTATATGTTGGTCGTTGGGGCTCTTTGTGCCGGGTTGCTTTTGACCCGTCTTGTTATTGCTGAAATTAGAGAGAAACTTGGATATGTTGATGAAG cTGCTGCATCTGAACCACTCTTAAACGATATAAGATGA
- the LOC111208108 gene encoding light-harvesting complex-like protein 3 isotype 1, chloroplastic: MALLFSPPIFIPKNSLLLLSTNRFSLLSVTRANSSDTGITSPSTVSMDVKEPHTSTPVVKKEEVFATEGEEMKTTEPFTKFEDARWVNGTWDLKQFEKDGKTDWDDVIVAGRAAMIGFFMAYFVDSLTGVGLVDQMGNFFCKTLLFVAVAVAGVLFIRKNEDMDKLKKLFDETTLYDKQWQAAWKDGEEDSSSSLGIWVQRSEKRKRSLLLPFFGYMML, encoded by the exons ATGGCGTTATTGTTCTCCCCGCCAATCTTCATCCCAAAGAACTCACTACTTCTCCTCTCCACGAACCGCTTCTCTCTCCTCTCGGTCACTCGAGCTAACTCCTCCGACACTGGGATAACCTCTCCTTCCACCGTCTCCATGGACGTTAAAGAACCTCATACATCTACACCAGTTGTCAAGAAAGAAGAAGTCTTCGCCACGGAAGGTGAAGAGATGAAGACGACGGAGCCTTTTACCAAATTCGAGGATGCGAGGTGGGTTAACGGAACATGGGATCTGAAACAGTTCGAGAAAGATGGGAAAACAGATTGGGATGACGTCATCGTTGCTG GTCGTGCTGCGATGATAGGGTTCTTCATGGCTTACTTTGTTGATAGTCTTACTGGAGTTGGACTTGTTGATCAAATGGGGAACTTCTTCTGTAAAACACTGTTGTTCGTGGCTGTGGCTGTGGCTGGAGTTCTCTTCATTCGCAAGAATGAGGATATGGATAAGTTGAAGAAGTTGTTTGATGAGACGACGTTATATGATAAACAATGGCAAGCAGCTTGGAAAGATGGTGAGGAggactcatcatcatcattgggTATTTGGGTTCAAAGAAGTGAAAAGCGAAAACGGAGTCTCTTGCTTCCTTTTTTTGGTTATATGATGTTGTAA